A single Cygnus atratus isolate AKBS03 ecotype Queensland, Australia chromosome 11, CAtr_DNAZoo_HiC_assembly, whole genome shotgun sequence DNA region contains:
- the CELF6 gene encoding CUGBP Elav-like family member 6 isoform X8 produces MQLPQVPAPGPRPPVLWVPAGSKILCIEMNRPIQVKPADSEGRGDRKLFVGMLGKQQSEDDVRRLFEPFGQIEECTILRGPDGASKGCAFVKYGSHAEAQAAINSLHGSQTMPGASSSLVVKFADTDKERTLRRMHQMAGQLGIFNPMTIQFGAYGAYTQAIMQQQAALMAAAQGTCLNPMAAIAAAQMQQMAAFNVSGLVAAPLTPSSGTSTPPGISTAPVPSIATPIGVNGFSPLPPQTNGQPASETIYTNGIHPYPAQSPTVADPLQQAYAGMQHYAAAYPTAYAPISQAFPQQAPIIPQQQREGPEGCNLFIYHLPQEFGDAELTQMFLPFGNVISAKVFVDRATNQSKCFGFVSFDNPTSAQAAIQAMNGFQIGMKRLKVQLKRPKDANRPY; encoded by the exons atGCAGCTGCCGCAGGTGCCGGCGCCGGGCCCGCGGCCGCCCGTGCTGTGGGTGCCCGCCGGCTCCAAGATCCTCTGCATCGAG ATGAATCGCCCCATCCAGGTGAAGCCAGCGGACAGCGAGGGACGAGGAG ACAGGAAGCTCTTCGTGGGCatgctggggaagcagcagagcgAGGACGACGTCCGGCGCCTCTTTGAGCCCTTTGGCCAGATCGAGGAGTGCACCATCCTCCGTGGGCCCGACGGAGCCAGCAAAG GTTGTGCCTTTGTGAAGTACGGCAGCCACGCCGAGGCGCAGGCTGCCATCAACAGCCTGCACGGCAGCCAAACCATGCCG GGcgcctcatccagcctggtgGTGAAGTTTGCGGACACAGACAAGGAGAGGACCCTGCGGCGGATGCATCAGATGGCAGGGCAGCTGGGCATCTTCAACCCCATGACCATCCAGTTCGGTGCCTACGGGGCCTACACGCAAGCG ATCATGCAGCAGCAGGCGGCCCTGATGGCGGCGGCGCAGGGGACCTGCCTGAACCCCATGGCTGCCATCGCTGCGGCCCAGATGCAGCAAATGGCCGCCTTCAATGTCAGCGGGCTGGTGGCTGCCCCCCTCACCCCTTCTTCAG GTACGAGCACCCCCCCCGGCATCAGCACGGCGCCCGTGCCCAGCATCGCCACGCCGATTGGGGTGAATGGCTTCAGCCCGCTGCCGCCGCAGACCAACGGGCAGCCCGCCTCTGAGACCATCTACACCAACGGCATCCACCCCTACCCAG ctcAAAGCCCCACAGTGGCAGATCCCCTCCAGCAAGCCTACGCGGGCATGCAGCACTATGCAG CAGCATATCCCACCGCCTACGCGCCCATCAGCCAAGCCTTCCCCCAGCAAGCGCCCATCATCCCGCAGCAGCAGCGAGAAG GTCCCGAAGGCTGTAACCTGTTTATTTATCACCTGCCCCAGGAGTTCGGGGATGCAGAGCTCACGCAGATGTTCTTGCCTTTCGGCAATGTCATCTCTGCCAAAGTCTTTGTGGACCGTGCCACCAACCAGAGTAAATGCTTTG GTTTCGTCAGTTTTGACAATCCGACTAGCGCTCAGGCAGCCATTCAGGCCATGAACGGCTTCCAGATCGGCATGAAGAGGCTAAAAGTCCAGCTAAAGCGGCCGAAAGATGCCAACAGACCCTACTGA
- the CELF6 gene encoding CUGBP Elav-like family member 6 isoform X6 gives MLEEPERLRGAMPSAAGRMLRGCAFLTYCARDSALKAQSALHEQKTLPGMNRPIQVKPADSEGRGEDRKLFVGMLGKQQSEDDVRRLFEPFGQIEECTILRGPDGASKGCAFVKYGSHAEAQAAINSLHGSQTMPGASSSLVVKFADTDKERTLRRMHQMAGQLGIFNPMTIQFGAYGAYTQAIMQQQAALMAAAQGTCLNPMAAIAAAQMQQMAAFNVSGLVAAPLTPSSGTSTPPGISTAPVPSIATPIGVNGFSPLPPQTNGQPASETIYTNGIHPYPAQSPTVADPLQQAYAGMQHYAAAYPTAYAPISQAFPQQAPIIPQQQREGPEGCNLFIYHLPQEFGDAELTQMFLPFGNVISAKVFVDRATNQSKCFGFVSFDNPTSAQAAIQAMNGFQIGMKRLKVQLKRPKDANRPY, from the exons ATGCTGGAGGAGCCGGAGCGCCTTCGCGGCGCGATGCCATCCGCAGCAGGGAGGATGCTCCGGG GCTGTGCCTTTCTCACCTACTGCGCCCGCGACTCAGCCCTGAAGGCTCAGAGTGCCCTGCACGAGCAGAAGACGCTGCCAGGG ATGAATCGCCCCATCCAGGTGAAGCCAGCGGACAGCGAGGGACGAGGAG aaGACAGGAAGCTCTTCGTGGGCatgctggggaagcagcagagcgAGGACGACGTCCGGCGCCTCTTTGAGCCCTTTGGCCAGATCGAGGAGTGCACCATCCTCCGTGGGCCCGACGGAGCCAGCAAAG GTTGTGCCTTTGTGAAGTACGGCAGCCACGCCGAGGCGCAGGCTGCCATCAACAGCCTGCACGGCAGCCAAACCATGCCG GGcgcctcatccagcctggtgGTGAAGTTTGCGGACACAGACAAGGAGAGGACCCTGCGGCGGATGCATCAGATGGCAGGGCAGCTGGGCATCTTCAACCCCATGACCATCCAGTTCGGTGCCTACGGGGCCTACACGCAAGCG ATCATGCAGCAGCAGGCGGCCCTGATGGCGGCGGCGCAGGGGACCTGCCTGAACCCCATGGCTGCCATCGCTGCGGCCCAGATGCAGCAAATGGCCGCCTTCAATGTCAGCGGGCTGGTGGCTGCCCCCCTCACCCCTTCTTCAG GTACGAGCACCCCCCCCGGCATCAGCACGGCGCCCGTGCCCAGCATCGCCACGCCGATTGGGGTGAATGGCTTCAGCCCGCTGCCGCCGCAGACCAACGGGCAGCCCGCCTCTGAGACCATCTACACCAACGGCATCCACCCCTACCCAG ctcAAAGCCCCACAGTGGCAGATCCCCTCCAGCAAGCCTACGCGGGCATGCAGCACTATGCAG CAGCATATCCCACCGCCTACGCGCCCATCAGCCAAGCCTTCCCCCAGCAAGCGCCCATCATCCCGCAGCAGCAGCGAGAAG GTCCCGAAGGCTGTAACCTGTTTATTTATCACCTGCCCCAGGAGTTCGGGGATGCAGAGCTCACGCAGATGTTCTTGCCTTTCGGCAATGTCATCTCTGCCAAAGTCTTTGTGGACCGTGCCACCAACCAGAGTAAATGCTTTG GTTTCGTCAGTTTTGACAATCCGACTAGCGCTCAGGCAGCCATTCAGGCCATGAACGGCTTCCAGATCGGCATGAAGAGGCTAAAAGTCCAGCTAAAGCGGCCGAAAGATGCCAACAGACCCTACTGA
- the CELF6 gene encoding CUGBP Elav-like family member 6 isoform X7, with the protein MQLPQVPAPGPRPPVLWVPAGSKILCIEMNRPIQVKPADSEGRGEDRKLFVGMLGKQQSEDDVRRLFEPFGQIEECTILRGPDGASKGCAFVKYGSHAEAQAAINSLHGSQTMPGASSSLVVKFADTDKERTLRRMHQMAGQLGIFNPMTIQFGAYGAYTQAIMQQQAALMAAAQGTCLNPMAAIAAAQMQQMAAFNVSGLVAAPLTPSSGTSTPPGISTAPVPSIATPIGVNGFSPLPPQTNGQPASETIYTNGIHPYPAQSPTVADPLQQAYAGMQHYAAAYPTAYAPISQAFPQQAPIIPQQQREGPEGCNLFIYHLPQEFGDAELTQMFLPFGNVISAKVFVDRATNQSKCFGFVSFDNPTSAQAAIQAMNGFQIGMKRLKVQLKRPKDANRPY; encoded by the exons atGCAGCTGCCGCAGGTGCCGGCGCCGGGCCCGCGGCCGCCCGTGCTGTGGGTGCCCGCCGGCTCCAAGATCCTCTGCATCGAG ATGAATCGCCCCATCCAGGTGAAGCCAGCGGACAGCGAGGGACGAGGAG aaGACAGGAAGCTCTTCGTGGGCatgctggggaagcagcagagcgAGGACGACGTCCGGCGCCTCTTTGAGCCCTTTGGCCAGATCGAGGAGTGCACCATCCTCCGTGGGCCCGACGGAGCCAGCAAAG GTTGTGCCTTTGTGAAGTACGGCAGCCACGCCGAGGCGCAGGCTGCCATCAACAGCCTGCACGGCAGCCAAACCATGCCG GGcgcctcatccagcctggtgGTGAAGTTTGCGGACACAGACAAGGAGAGGACCCTGCGGCGGATGCATCAGATGGCAGGGCAGCTGGGCATCTTCAACCCCATGACCATCCAGTTCGGTGCCTACGGGGCCTACACGCAAGCG ATCATGCAGCAGCAGGCGGCCCTGATGGCGGCGGCGCAGGGGACCTGCCTGAACCCCATGGCTGCCATCGCTGCGGCCCAGATGCAGCAAATGGCCGCCTTCAATGTCAGCGGGCTGGTGGCTGCCCCCCTCACCCCTTCTTCAG GTACGAGCACCCCCCCCGGCATCAGCACGGCGCCCGTGCCCAGCATCGCCACGCCGATTGGGGTGAATGGCTTCAGCCCGCTGCCGCCGCAGACCAACGGGCAGCCCGCCTCTGAGACCATCTACACCAACGGCATCCACCCCTACCCAG ctcAAAGCCCCACAGTGGCAGATCCCCTCCAGCAAGCCTACGCGGGCATGCAGCACTATGCAG CAGCATATCCCACCGCCTACGCGCCCATCAGCCAAGCCTTCCCCCAGCAAGCGCCCATCATCCCGCAGCAGCAGCGAGAAG GTCCCGAAGGCTGTAACCTGTTTATTTATCACCTGCCCCAGGAGTTCGGGGATGCAGAGCTCACGCAGATGTTCTTGCCTTTCGGCAATGTCATCTCTGCCAAAGTCTTTGTGGACCGTGCCACCAACCAGAGTAAATGCTTTG GTTTCGTCAGTTTTGACAATCCGACTAGCGCTCAGGCAGCCATTCAGGCCATGAACGGCTTCCAGATCGGCATGAAGAGGCTAAAAGTCCAGCTAAAGCGGCCGAAAGATGCCAACAGACCCTACTGA